GCTGTTGTTATTGTTATTTCCATTCTCTCTTCTGGCTGTGGCAGTATCGTTATTGGTGGCTGGTGACCGTGGGAAGTTCCCATATTGAGCATAGCCGGTTGGCTGAGGAGCTTGCCGTTCACCGGCTGTTGCAATACTACCACTAATAGAGCCAGCTGTTGACGAAGGATTCATCGGAACTGCCCTAGTCTGAGTAAGCAAGCTTAAATTTGTTACCTGTTGTTGCatttgttgttgttgctgttgcagctgctgctgagcTCTCGCCAACTGAGCCTGCTGAATCAGCTGTGCCTGTTGTGAATCACTATACGTGGAAAGATTTTGCATAGGAGACACCTGAGCCTGTTGCTCAATCCAAGGAGTCACATTGAGTAAAGGGTTGGTTTGCTGCTGTGGTAACCAGGACGAAGATAACGgtggttgttgttgttgttgttgcgATTGCTGTTGACCATGACTGGTGTGGCTCGTCACAGACGCATGAAGTTGAGTGACCTGCGAAAGTGGAGTCATAGAACCTGGGTGACGCGACGAAGGAACGCGAGAGCCCAAAATGGACCCCCCGGTAGTTGCACCAGTGGTACTGGGGGTACCTATTGTTGCAGCGACACCAACGCGAGGTTGGTCGCCAGTAACAGAGGAAGCATAACCCGAGGCACTGGACAAAGAGGAAATCGACGGTCTCCTCGCGGTAGAAACAGCAGGGATAACGGTAGAAGAAGTGCCCGCACTGGCACCTGCAATGGTAGTAGCACTTTCACCACCACCGCCACCTACAACAGAAGTTCCCACGATACTGGCTATGGTACTGGGACCACCGGCATTGGCTGCGGTAGAATCAAGGTCGTGGCTGGAATCAGTGCGGTTATTTCCCGAGGAAGCGAGAGATGCTGAAGTGTGAGACTGTGTGCGATAAAGGGATTGAGACATGGTAAAGGGGCGCAGTGATTAGCTCTTGTAGTCTCGTGATCAGCAAGTACCTAAAAATATGGCACTGCTTTACAAACAAGACAAACAATATCTAGGatagataaagaaaagctATGAGAGGAACGGTGATATCTTTCTATGACGAGACTTCTCTGGAAAAAATAAACTAAGAAAAATTTAGAGTGGAATAAAGAAACGTTAATCCAGGCGGAAATTTATAACCGCGAAATAAGAGCCGCGAAATAAGAGCCGCGAATTAAGAGCCAGCTGTATAGGAGAGTCTTCAGTTGCAAGATGATGGCTGCAATGCCAGCTGAATGATTGTGAAAATTCCAGCTGGATGATCGTGGCAATGCCAGCCGGATGATCATGGCAATGCTAGTGCAGCCGAAGTGCAGCCGAATAATCGTACAAATACTAGTGCAGCCAAATAATCGTACAAATACTATCGCAACAGCAATAAAACCCTCATATACCCTACTAGCAAACACCCCTTTGATAATAATCCTAGATTTAATGAGTTTTATTGAATGAAATTCTTACTGGCATCTACGAGTAGAACCTCTATGTCGTCTCCTTGAAATCCCTGTTGCAAAACCTGCTTGGGAAGAATAAACATTCTTACACCAATTGAgccaaaaaattttcagccCTTTTACACGACACGTCTGAAGAGCGGAAGACCaccaaatcatcaaactAACTTAGTTTGTTTCATTTAGGCTTCCACATTTCGTTTCCTTCTGGTTAATAATTAAATTTTGCCAAGTCATCAAGATGGTAAGTTTCCCTTTCCCtatttctcttccaatcaacctcttcttaCTAACTTCTATTAGTCAACTGCAATTCCAGGTGGAGCTAAAACTCTTGCCAGAAGAAAGGCAAGTAAGGAaaacaagttgaagaaacagcAGCAGAGTTTGCCAAACTCGTCCAGATCTGCTGGTGCAGgaggatcttcttcttctatgCTTAAAATCTTCACCGACGAAGCTCAGGGATTCAAGATTGATCCATTAGTGGTCCTTATCTTTGCCGTttgcttcatcttttctgtTGTGATCTTGCATATTATTGGCAAGATTAGTGGCAAACTTCTATAAGTGTTTTCCTTGTATAATAGACAAgcaataaaaaaataaacTAGTTACTTATCTAGTAAGTATCAATTGTCGCTCAGCTCACAAATCCTTTAACATTAATCTGATCACTTCGGCTGCATGATCAATATCTACAAAATGCTTCACAATTCCTTTTACTTCCCTGGTTTCGAATCCCCATTCCGCCTTCTTACTCTCAATAGCTCTCATTCCTTTATCTCCTGAAATGACACCTCTCACTTCAATTTCCACCTTAGGAAACGCTTTACCCACAATCACTTGTAATGGTATTCCTAGCTGCTTCGATTTATTAAGTTTCGTTCCCAAACCTGACTCCCCCTCATCCAGTTCAACACGAACTTTCAAGGTATCCAAATCCTGAACGAGTCTAGACACTCTACAATTATCGTCCACACTTGCATCCTCAAATGCTGGACTTTTCACTACCGTAACTTGTAATGGTGAAATAATAGCAGGCCATCTGAGTCCCCCATCATCCCGTAAAACCTCAGCCACAGAACCAAGCAATCTACTAACTCCAATACCATAACATCCCATTTCATAGAACTGCTTCTCTCCATTCCTGTCCACAAATGTAGCATCCAAAGGAATCGAATACTTCTTACCAAGATAAAAAGTATGTCCAACTTCAATACCCTTTGAAGCATGAAGATGACCAATTCCTTCACAATTCGAGCATCTATCCCCTTCCTGAACTTCAGTAAGCTCCATGTTTTCAAAAGTCGTCATTCTGGACTTCATAAATGGAACCGCCATATCCGGCATCTCAGTTCCTGGACCAATACCAACGTCTGTTATTCTGATTATGCTTTTAAACCCATCAGATTTCTCATTTTCCGAACCGAAGATATCCAacaccttcttctgatcGACTATCCGGGTATTGAGATCAATAATATCTTCTGCCTCGATAAACTTAATGTTCAGATGCTTTCCTTCAGGGTAATAGAAGCAAACGAGATCGTTATTGGTAGTTAGTGCATAAGTAACGGCTGCCTTTTCAGCTGGCTCCGCATCCTTTTCAACGTAAGGTCTCactttttcaatattgCCTGTTGTATGACAGTTGTCACACGTATATAGCGTGTCTTCTCCCTTATCTGAAACAAAATGCCATTCGTACGACAAATCTCCTCCAATAGATCCGGAATCTGCATT
The sequence above is a segment of the Brettanomyces nanus chromosome 4, complete sequence genome. Coding sequences within it:
- a CDS encoding uncharacterized protein (BUSCO:EOG0934137L), which translates into the protein MGPSFLVLSRRFVSTNTIFSSPLPKLSKKQLKSLTTTDLLIKFGYVKQPHAGITHWLPLGLATLRNFEDLIRGRLREGGVLETSLSSLSHSSLWHKTNRWNNEELYKLNEDFCLAATAEEEITDLVKSYADSYKKLPVLVYQMTRKYRDEKRPRGGLLRGREFIMKDAYSFDVDEQCALQSFNKMNEIYYSIFKDLKVPFVKANADSGSIGGDLSYEWHFVSDKGEDTLYTCDNCHTTGNIEKVRPYVEKDAEPAEKAAVTYALTTNNDLVCFYYPEGKHLNIKFIEAEDIIDLNTRIVDQKKVLDIFGSENEKSDGFKSIIRITDVGIGPGTEMPDMAVPFMKSRMTTFENMELTEVQEGDRCSNCEGIGHLHASKGIEVGHTFYLGKKYSIPLDATFVDRNGEKQFYEMGCYGIGVSRLLGSVAEVLRDDGGLRWPAIISPLQVTVVKSPAFEDASVDDNCRVSRLVQDLDTLKVRVELDEGESGLGTKLNKSKQLGIPLQVIVGKAFPKVEIEVRGVISGDKGMRAIESKKAEWGFETREVKGIVKHFVDIDHAAEVIRLMLKDL